The nucleotide window gtattattttttatattattttacgatTCTAGAGAGGacatatatttgtacaatactggtaaaaattcaaaaataataatgaaaacattATTATGTACATGGCAGCTTCATTTAACGAAGAATTATATTGTCTACAGCGACATCATGCGTAGAATTTACTTTTATTGACAATCATAAGGCATATGTTgtcaataagttaaaaatataatttttttgtatattctttGTTTTCCTTGGAATTTCCGgagttttcacaaaaaataaacatatcgaATTGGTTTTGacgtggaaataaataaaagaaatgcctaagctaaaaaagtttttgcctGGTATTTTCAGTAATGCTAAAGATAGTCAAAAGAATTCCAATAAAAATGGTAACGAAAACAATAACATTGAAGTTAAATGTGTTGCGGGAAGACTCGAAACAGATGCTCTGCCAGTTGACGATAATGAAGAATTACCAACCAGTAATAATAACACACCAACACCTTCAACAGAACTAACAGAATCAGTGGTCAGAGAACTATCCGCACCAAACTACAATTCGATCGATGCAGCAAATAATAGTTATGCATTTGAAGGTGAAACTGGGTTGAACTCCCATACGGGAGCAGTTGCTTTGCAATCAACCAACAATGCCTTGACGCCAACATCACCTGGTGCGCTGGCACCAGCTACTATGAATACAATGAATGTACATAATGCTCAACAACAAATGGTAATGCAATTCTCCAACATTAAACAACTGCATTTTGGTTCAGTCTATAATTTTAATAGCAATATAAGTGGTATAGCTACTAACAACACACGTAAAAGTGGTAGAAGTGACGAACCCAACTCCCCGAGTTGTTCTAATGGTGCAGACAATCCAAAAAGACTTTTACCACGTAAAACTACTTCAATTGTGGCTATGATGCAGTCACGTGAGGAGCCAAATCACCGTATATTGGAAACTGTATCTACACACCTAGGCGAAGGTTGGAAACATGTGATGCGAGAGCTGGGCCTCTCGGAGGGACAAATCGAGCAGGCTGTAATCGATCATCAAATGCATGGTGGAATTAAAGAGGTAAATGTAGTAATTATACGGCAGTACACATAatacatctgtatatgtataaaaatatatgtttttacatGCATTCACCCAAAATAAGTTGATTtcaaacacacaaataaacattctaaaaattgtcAGGTTATTTATCAACTGCTGTTGCAATGGATCCGTGATGCTGATGATAATGTTGCAACGCTGGGACGTATTACCTTGCTGCTTTGGGAATTGAACCATCGCGATTGTGTGCAACGCATGAAATTGGTTTACAAATCCGAAATGGACAAAAGAACCCCTTCTTCATAAAACTGACGATTTCATACAGGTAATACGAAGTGCCTTATTGGGTTGACGAGCAAAGCCCAGGTTCTCATCAACtagtgtatatatgcatatgcatatagacattatttcaaagaattttGTTTGACTCTTCAGTGCAAGGAGTAAAAAATTATGTACtgtgcaatattttatatttacttaaatgaaAACTGTCTGTCTTATGAACATGTGCATGCTTTAAACGTCCATCGGCGTGTGCATTATTAGAACTAtggtatatacaaatgtgtttaCGCCACTTGCTCAAATTGTACTGATTGTTATGCTTAAAGTTTGTTACTGAAATAGCAATGGtccataagtatataaatacatatgaatatatttgcagATTTTTgtcaaaatcaatttaatttcagTAAAGAGAATACGGTAGTGTTaagttaaattttgtaattcgggtttaaaatttaatagattTTACAAAGTAAATAATTGACATTTAGGTAAGGAAACATACACTAGAAAGTCTTATGAAGAACCCACTTTATATCGAATATACAAGAGTTTATTTAgaactaaaattgtaaaataaattttttttttaatataaacatgtgtaatgttaataaaaattacatacaactaTGATTTTTAATGACTATAAAAGctttaatatgtaaaaaaaaataaaataaatctcgAGCTAATTTTgtatagaattaaaaatatattatttttattgaaagaaaaaaatataattgttttagaaataaaaaaatatgtgtttattcTTTTCGGTATAATTaaggatttaaaataaaaataaatacgaagGGAGCAACGACTGTGAGCAAAGAAgtgaatatagaaaaaataaagtcGTACATCGATGTTCACACAACAGTCGGGTCTACGAACTGGAACGAATTTATATACGACCAAGGCTTGTCGAATTACCAGTAGTAATTAGTGTTATTAATGTTATTAATAGTGTTATTTTTCTTTTGCCATTTCgtttaatacatataaacacatacatatgtatgttttttattaCTATCACAGAAGGTCACATGAAAATCATTTCTCGCAGTGAAGTACTCATTATCGTCTTCGCATGATGACAATTCACTTTGTTGTAGTACATAAATCAGTAAGTGTCAGGTATtataatgtgtgtatgtatttatataaaatatatattaattcctTATCGCTatgtttttatacaattttaatccCAGTCATTTAATGTAAGTGCGATCATATTGTATTGcttgaaatgaattgaaattatgaaatcaCTATCAGTGTTCATCTTCAAACAGTACAAATTGATTTCATTACCTcgctgatacatacatacatatatatagagttTATAGCTCCATAAATTGTATACATTTCTGCTGCCAAAGGCTTGGTGATCTATTTTTTACTAGATCAAGTAAATGTTTGTTGCTTGAATATGATAAGAGGGTAATTCTGCTGAAAAgtgtttaaaaacaaaattatttttctaaatattctcTTCATAAAACTTTATCTCGaagaatttttttgatattatatttatggatgGTTTGTAAAATGCCcagaatattgtttatgttttttttttttaattctaaacatTGCTTTTGTTAATtgccaaaacaaaaatttcattacTTTGATATATGCCGTTTTGAACTTTCCCCCAAATCAACCGGTTCAAAACTGGTAACAGAAAATTCTAACCACAACCCTAAAAGTCATTGCAGGTGTCAAACTAAGAAGCCACGAATTTAAAAACTGTCCTAACAGTTGTTAATTATCGGAAAATTTCCGGAGCTTCAGTTCTTAAAGCTATCACACCATCATAAAACTCATATACAACAACCATaaacaattcaagtaaatatGATCACGCTTAATAATCACACCCGTACTTATCATTATCTGATCTCATACATTAGCCTATTAAATCACAAATCTCCAAATTTACACGCTtaacattcatttatttattccacTTCAAATCACAACAATTTCATGTAAGTCCACACATTTCGTTTATACAATCCTTTGGATTTTCTCCTTAAACATATCGACAAGCATTTGAGCGCCATAACcgtttaatttattatagttGGGGATCTGGCTCATGCGAGCGATCCAAGCTTTCAGTTTCGGATACTTAGCCGCATCGATGGGCGCCAAGTCAAGCAGACTGGTTACGGTTGAGATGTTACTGAAGTCGGCCAGCGTTATGCTTGGACCACATAGGTAGGGTTGTTCGCCCAGAAAGGTCTCGAGAAAGTCGTAAGCTTCATAAATAGCATCGATTTTAGCACGTGCTACTTCGATCTCTTTGCCATAGAACAGCGGCAAAGCTATGTTACGTAAACAGCCTTGAAACAGTACACCCGTTTCGAAGTGAAGCCGCTGATCGACCAGCGCACGTTTGATGAAGTCCTTGGGATAAAGCGAATCGTCCTTACCATAGCGACGTACCAGATATGCCATTATCGCATGCGAATCCCAGATGTACTGGCCATCGTCCTCCAGCAGTGGCACCGTATGCTGCGGGTTCTTTCGTAAATACTCGGCCGTTTTGTGCTCGCCCTCAAGCAGTTTGACTAATTTGTATTCGTATTGTAGACCCAACGCTGCCAGGGTCATTTTACAAGCGCGCACCGGTGGGCTTGGCTCCACGCCATACAACACTAGCTTGCCCATTTTGGtcgaatttatttatgtaaatgcttGACTGCTAGATTTCATCCGTTTCGGCTGGCGACCGGTGCTTAACTGAGACAGTGGAAGCGCGTTCGCTTTTGTTTTCATCGGAGCATTTTGgactttgtttattttgtagCTTAAAATgttgtacatacgtacatactaaGCGCATACTTAGACATACGCTAGTATAATGTTGACACATATacgcttttataaatatatattttatattgaactgATAAATTTACAACGAACACTTAGTTAATACGAGCTTGTCACCTAAAAAATCAAGTATTAACTGTTAATCACTTCATTTCTAAGAAGTGTAATTAGTTCACATTGAGAATTCTAGTATCTGAATGGAGTAATGATAATTAGAAAAATCTGATAATTAACAAATAGTCAATAGTAgaataaaaaccacaaaaaaaaagagaaagtgTTCCCGCGACTGTCAATAAAAAACTACAGGGATTCTACAATCGGCAGTTCTCTGGACGGTAGACAAATTAACGAAATACAATTATAGATCGATGAGTAATTgagacaaaaaattttaattttattattgaaaataccaCTGATACTGATATCTCCATCTTTTCCATTCTAATTTTTGTAGTACCATGAACCTATCGCTTCAATGAAATTGACCTCAATCTCGTCAATTATCTCTTCATTGTTGTTGAATTTCCTTTGAGCGATCATTTTATTGAGGCTTgagaactgaaaaaaaaatcgtggAGTCATATCCGGGAATATGTTGGATGAGCAAGTATTCATAATTCGATGTCCTATTCCTGCAATAAGCcaacttttttattgatttgtatCGTGATACATTGTTTTAATCGATTTCGATGATtcgattttttatgatttcgtGCTACAGAATTATGTCCCGAGAACGCTTTGTACATATTTGTGGTTAGAAAACCGTTTCGATCGGAAGCTGACTATCTAATTCATTTAATTCCCTACGAATACGttccttatttattataaattattcaaataagcATTActgattatttaaatattattatgaaacATAAGCCCTCTCTGAGTCGTCTGAAAATCGTGTGTTttactatataattaaatattgtaaacacAATACGACagatttgcattaaatttattgcattttggacgtacattaatttatttagataCTACTCGCATATCTGAgttctaaaataattaatattgtctTGATTAAGTAAATAGCTCACCCTCAATATGAATTACTTCTTTGATAAGTGcgcatgcaaaaaaaaaaaacaacaaaagcaaaacaaaaatgatgTGCAAATAAATACTTGAGATCTTATCTTATCTGAGACACCTTTATattctatttaatataaatagcaATCAGTGGCAGAGCTATTTACACGATGATCGTTATGCAAACTGTGTTAATTGGTTTAAATCCTATAAAGAGTAGCCATTGCAAAATAACGGGGTAcatgtaattataatattacaatACGGTTGGGCAATatgcatattaaaatatataatttgggTCTACGACTTCGCGCATGACCCAATCGGATGTGGGCGCATCAACAGCAATCACTACGGAGTGACGCTCATAGGCTTTGTTATCACTACAGCAAGAGTCAATCTAAAGGTAATATTcctcgatatacatacatatgtgcatagttATCGGAAAATATCGGTTATTTTCTTAAACACTTTGTTTGTGGATCATTGCAACATCGCTGAAACACTTTCAGCTAAATCCAAGCGGCCTTAAAGCTTCACTTTACTTTTGAATTGCCTCTACAGAATAgattttcaaaaagttattCGTCTAATCTGCTGCAAGAAGATCATCGAACATGCAATTGTTgagttgttttcatttatttgatttctcAGTACTTATCAATGAAATGAACACACAACTCTGATTGCCAGCATCGAGTGGTTTTCAGAAGCAACAAGTAAGGTATCGCAATTTCTGATGCTGCCGAACAGTATAAACTCTAGCAATCTGCAAAGTACAAAAGCTGTGGAAATATTTTGGCAAATCTATAATTCTGTATTGGATATCTAGTTGTCGGGGGCAGATCTCAACCGCTATCATTTATTTTTGGCATTAAACTGAATTACATAATACAATTAAGATATCCCACAGACCAACTGATATATTCGACGTAAAGTccactaaaataacgaaaattcttaaatttagtATATAGAGACTGAAATAATTCATTAACGGACTTCACACAATATTGGCATAACCAAGAGATCATATATAGAAATCGATATATACGATAGCAAATCGAGCGGAAGTTCGAAAATCATTGAAATATGCATATGTGGACTACGGAAGTACCCAAATTTAACAATATTCTTCTTTTTAGTTCCTCTGGTTTCTTGAAGAGCATAAGGCCAATCAATGCCAGGAAAAAATGTCTATTTGCGATATAAAGCCAGCTGAGGTTCTGATATTCAATTacatactctgtgcaacatgttgcgagcgtataaaaaAATGAGCGTTGAGCGGTTTGCCATGACACCAACACGTTAAAAATTAgacaatttattcaattttgaaattcttaCAATGGTTGCAGCTGTATTCAATTTCCGAGAAATTGAACTAtgtaattgatattttatatgttgtgtagatatgtaacgtgcatataagtatacaaaaaaagcttAATATAACTGTAATATTTTAGATAATGAAGTGTCAGCGTTAATGCAAAGTTTCACAAAAGCGGTAAAAAGCTCTTCTgaaatactaataaaaaatatatatttcgaagAACATATAAAAGGTTCTTTAAAAGTAGATTCCGCTTGTAGTGTCGGTTTGCACGTGAACTCGTAAACACCTTAATATAACGTTCGGAATgacattgaaaacctcttgaaaagacaacgagttaaaatccgtctgtccgtacaagcgtttacttgagtaaaacttcttatatattaatgaaacttcaggaattacaccatctttcatataatgatttttgtttcctAGTGGACTGTGTGCCCAATACATGAGTCGAGTTGCATGTACTTTTAAAGCgctttttcgcaaaaaaaatttttgaatttattctgcCCTTTACTCTAGTTATCAAATTATCAGTGAGAgatgaccagcataatagggtgaaattttttttgttctttctttgtaaaaaatggagcacattcaaaaaggtaatgcaacatgtgtataatgttgaatataaaatttgagaaaagaaaacgcgcttaataacattaaacaaataaatggcgagagtataaaatgtacggtCACACGAGAACTTAGccctttttttcttatttttatttctgtttctcaATGATTTTGACAAAGTagtggaatttgtttacaatatcaaatgacaatttagagctggcaaaatatgtcttccaataatatcgactaaactagagcagacatcgattataatgagtggaatgtaagttttcagcgaaaactgtgtTTCGTatgacagattttgcatggatgaaaacacaagttttcgaacgaaaccccattttttcaatgaaaacatgttttcaatgtcggtcccaACGTAGTATAACAATAATTTTGCCCCATAATTTAATAGGCAATACGATTAGATGGGGATAGAGGCAATATATTTCgacattttcatacaaattgtaGACAAAGCATTTTCTTTACTGACGTCACGAATTAGTGTATTTTTCcgttaaatagtaaaaattataattaatggcCAGATCATTTCAAATaactataatatttatgtatatacattttaatatctAAATAGTTAATTAAGCTCAGACAACACCGACGCTTAAAAGTTTCATTACCTGCATATGTAGTAGAACATTAGGGTTGATcgcattttataatatagacAGTTATGTTGTGGAGCggtaaaaataatatagtttGACATATACAATTAGGCTGAATTTATCTTCTGATATGTCATATGCGATTTAATGTTGTCatactaattttaaattttatcacttATATTTAGCTTGTTGtctgaatgtacatatattaaaatgtattatcTGAAAATGTGAAGTCAAACAGATGTATATTTTCTATGATATATTCCTGAATTTGGAAAGAACGGAGagaatttgtgaaataaaatgtcCAAATTAGTTTACCACAAAACTACGCGGTGGAGTGGAGAAAAAACCTATTACCTAAAGTTTATAAAGATCACCCACAGTTGAGAGACCCACCCACTAGTATTGTGATGATGTAACGTTTTTATATGTGAGCTTTTCATTAAGTTACACTTTATCATTTGCTAACGTCTAATTTAATTCTCAATCTGCCATCTAAAAATAACCCACTCCAACACTCTTCAGATTTCTATTaggtatttatttgaaatatacataaacatacatacatatatgcatatgtgcatgttcatatatgtatattttcagccGTGGATTTTCACATTATAcatgtttttatatacataaattaaatatcagaaacacattttacaaattaaataacatattgCAATAATTAAAGCAGTCCATTCACAGTCGAATGTGGTCGTTtctacaaattaattttcataattgatGGCAGTGttcgaattttcaattttgttcgagaaaatagaaattattctATCTTGTCTGTGTTCGAGCGAAAATATTCGACAATTGATTTCAATGATCGAACGAACCTTATTTGGCAAAAGTTTTACTAGATTGAAAATACTGAAATGTTTACACGTTTTACAAATGATGTTCGCAAGAAATGTTTGTACTCGATAGTGGTCAAATGTAATTCGATTGTTCGACGCACAGAACAAACAGAAATACGACTGTGGAAGGTCTGTTTAAGGGACGATTTTTATATTCTTCTCCTTAAGCATATCAGTTAATTGTTTAAGCCCTTTGCCGTTCGCTTCCTCATAGTAGGGCAGCTGCTCCAAGCGTTTGATCCACGCAAACAAATTTGGATAATTAACGGCATCGCTCTCTAAATACACCTGCAGAGTGGAGATCGATGAAATCAGCGATAGATCCGCAATAGTGAGGTTATCACCGGCAACATAGGGATGGTCCTCCAAGAACTTATTCACTGTAGCATACACTTCAGCGATTTCATCGATCTTTTTTTGCGGCACATCTGTTTCATTATTCAGGAAAATAGGTAGTGTTGTTGCACGTAGGGCACGTTCAAAGACTACACCCGTGTCAAAGTACAAACGGTGATCGACAACCGCACGCTTTAGCAGATCTTTCGGGTAGAGGGAGTCGTCTTTACCATATTTGCTTGCCAAGTAAGCGTTGATGGCGTGTGAATCCGAAATGGCATGACCGTCATCCAATAGTGCCGGTACCGTCCCGGCTGGTGGGCTGGGGTCCAAACCATACAACAcaatttttcccattttcaatttctttttaacAATGAAATTTACAACAAACTTGCCAAATTTAGTGGTGATTAGCTAATTATACCGCCAGCAGTGGAGATCGTCTGCATGGAGAAGAGAGACCGACCACGTCATacgtatttttgttgtatttgtatacccaaaatagtaaaataaccCCCCAAAAGCAGTGTGTGTTCCCCGTGCATGCATGAAAAATCTACTCCACATGGATGAGAGAGTGTGATGCCCTTGTGCAAGACAACTACTTAAAATcttgataactttaaagtaCTCCATCCCATTGGAAATTTCTTTGGTAACCATTCTGAAATCACTACTCCTTCAAGTATTTGTGGAATATAACTTTCGAAACTACTTCTTCTTCTaccttaatttattaaattttgaaattttaatgtttttacgtCGTAAAACACGAGCTGTGATCATGTAGGAATGCCGCGCTGTATAGACTCGAGTTGGACCATAACTGCCTTACAGTGGACCATATTGTAGAGTACTCCACAACACATGGTCCAATATTTTTACCATGTTGTAGACAGATATCACAAGCATGTATGACGATAGTCATTGATTACGATTTACGAATTCCCTGTAGGAAAAactttgtatacaaaatttcacaattaCTGGCCAGATTTCGATGTCATTGAAACAACATGGATAAATTGCAATTCACACTATTTTCCATTAAGTTTTTCACAAAATCTATcgataaaataataatcaagTTGGAATTGAGAACTTGTGATCCAATCTATTGTTAAATAAAGTAATCTTTTACTTTATAAAATACACTTTAATTAGGAATTCCttgatattaataataataattgagtcttaagaacataataataatactattcTTTATGATATAAACTAAGAACTTAGTAAATAAGTAGTTAATAAGTAAAAAGTAGAAGTAAGTAAGTATTTACTCGAAagggaaattaattaatatttggttATTGCTATGCGTATGATActagaaaattttatgaataaagGAAAAGGTCAATTGTTCTTAGAAGGTCTCTATTATATAATTgagttttaactaaattttatacatacatacataagtagatAAGGCCGACATTGTGCTAatagataacaaaaaaatattattttagttagAGAAGCATATCAAACGCTGTGACATTTGTGGGCATTTTTTTCAACATGCAACTGTGTGTAATTCTGAATCAATCGATAAGCATCAAGAGGCAACTCTCAAAAAGATAGCGAGACTTAAGGTGCCAGTGGCACAGTCATAAAAGCTAGACTATTTTATTCACCTGGCTTTCAAATATGATTATTAAATATCTTCTCATTGTGTGCTAAAAAGGTATGGACCTATTACGGCGATTTATATATAAGATTAGTCGCATATTAGGACACTaatgattttctattttgttctGTAAGTAAGATAAGACAATGTAGGATCTTTCGCTGACACTCTACatttttacattatatttttcttacaaGGGTGCTCTCGAGAgccaaaaaattgcaaatcatTGTTTATTATACATTACACTCTTAGATAACACACACAattaggcaattcacaagctttgttgtatgtcttatgtcatattttaatattcttaaaaatacgacacttgtgagcactcttaactgttgtatgtcatattttgtcatatttctacacttaatcatagcgatttttgctgaggccaaaaccagatatatgtccgtgttttccagatatatacaatctgcggtataaatcggttgagaagtgtttgggcagaagggcacgagcaaaaccgaccactgaccgacccaaaaaaaccggttcttcgtcgaagttatgttaagttaaaaaaatatgacaatatgacgatatgacacaatatgacaccttgtgaataccctaaaTATTATTTGGACATAATTTTGGGCGTTTTAAACGAAGAGTATGCGGCACGCGTATATTTCCTGCAAGAAAATTAACGGCACTATTAAGAGAGTTGAGAAGcttgtttgataaaaaaaaataaaagcgaataaATGTAAGAATGATGGGTTTAGTACCGATTTGAAGAAGCTTAACGCTTATAGGATCGTTAATTTCTCTTCAACATATTTACGAACTTgtgtatataaagggtgttcTTTACAGATGTAGTTTAACGTTATGGgcaagaatttagctttattataaatatatataagggGTTTGTCGTTTTGCCTTAGAAAcgaactaatatatttttttatcaagtgAAAAAACGCTAACTAACGGTTACTAGATCACgtcatattaaattatataagcaATATATGAATTatcaatatgtacatatctacatagtTAATTAAGCTCTTACAAGGCTAACGCTTTTAAAAGCTTAGGTAGCTGTTTATGCAGTGGTACTACATTAGGACTGCTCAGATTTCCTACTACAAAATATTACATGACGAAGCAAAATAACACACGGTGGAGAGGAGAAAAGGTTTAAAAAGACCGGTACTCAACAAGCGACAACCGGCTAGCTATATTGTCATTAATGATTGTAATGATCACCTAGAGTTGAGTGGTCCTCCCATGTCCCACTTATCATGATGATGTAGCATTTCATATCTAAGCTTTTGATCAGTTTGCTTTTTTACCATTTACTAACTTTTTAACTAACTTTTTACTAACTTTTTTACCATTTACTAACGATTAAATGATAATTATTGCGCCGCCTTAATACGTTTTCAGTTttctattacatatttatttatacaatatatgtacatactaacatttatatgtatgtccaaTAATTACGTGTATATTTTCAGTCGTGCCTTTTCACATTATACATCATTTTATAtgagtttaatatcaaaaacaaattttacaaattaattttaatatctttttgCTTTAAGATACGATTTTTATATTCTTCGACTTAAGCAAATCTTTAAATTGTTGAAGCCCTTTGCCGTTCGCCTTCTCATAGTAGGGTAACTGCTCCAAGCGTTTGATCCATGCCACCAAATTTGGATACTTAACGGCATCACTCTCTAAATATACCTGCAATGAGGA belongs to Zeugodacus cucurbitae isolate PBARC_wt_2022May chromosome 6, idZeuCucr1.2, whole genome shotgun sequence and includes:
- the LOC105212119 gene encoding glutathione S-transferase 1-like, which produces MGKLVLYGVEPSPPVRACKMTLAALGLQYEYKLVKLLEGEHKTAEYLRKNPQHTVPLLEDDGQYIWDSHAIMAYLVRRYGKDDSLYPKDFIKRALVDQRLHFETGVLFQGCLRNIALPLFYGKEIEVARAKIDAIYEAYDFLETFLGEQPYLCGPSITLADFSNISTVTSLLDLAPIDAAKYPKLKAWIARMSQIPNYNKLNGYGAQMLVDMFKEKIQRIV
- the LOC105212121 gene encoding glutathione S-transferase 1-like — protein: MGKIVLYGLDPSPPAGTVPALLDDGHAISDSHAINAYLASKYGKDDSLYPKDLLKRAVVDHRLYFDTGVVFERALRATTLPIFLNNETDVPQKKIDEIAEVYATVNKFLEDHPYVAGDNLTIADLSLISSISTLQVYLESDAVNYPNLFAWIKRLEQLPYYEEANGKGLKQLTDMLKEKNIKIVP
- the LOC105212118 gene encoding protein immune deficiency codes for the protein MPKLKKFLPGIFSNAKDSQKNSNKNGNENNNIEVKCVAGRLETDALPVDDNEELPTSNNNTPTPSTELTESVVRELSAPNYNSIDAANNSYAFEGETGLNSHTGAVALQSTNNALTPTSPGALAPATMNTMNVHNAQQQMVMQFSNIKQLHFGSVYNFNSNISGIATNNTRKSGRSDEPNSPSCSNGADNPKRLLPRKTTSIVAMMQSREEPNHRILETVSTHLGEGWKHVMRELGLSEGQIEQAVIDHQMHGGIKEVIYQLLLQWIRDADDNVATLGRITLLLWELNHRDCVQRMKLVYKSEMDKRTPSS